A DNA window from Megalobrama amblycephala isolate DHTTF-2021 linkage group LG11, ASM1881202v1, whole genome shotgun sequence contains the following coding sequences:
- the pax1b gene encoding paired box protein Pax-1 — MQMDQTYGEVNQLGGVFVNGRPLPNAIRIRIVELAQLGIRPCDISRQLRVSHGCVSKILARYNETGSILPGAIGGSKPRVTTPNVVKSIRDYKQGDPGIFAWEIRDRLLADGVCDKYNVPSVSSISRILRNKIGNLSQPSQYDSKPSPPQISYNPVYSYPYPNAMSPTGSKLGSPPAVSVSLSRAWPSVHTVSNILGIRAFMDPSAIAGTESYQPKMEDWTGVNRPSFPSVHGVNGIEKPPIESDIKYTQASSNLSGYVPACAYSATNQYGVYGGHAGNYGHWQSQGASLTHPNSGSMIQSPNLHSAISFKNTPREAVGRKSPVSKHQHESLSAVHGLSES; from the exons ATGCAAATGG ATCAGACGTACGGGGAGGTGAACCAGCTCGGCGGTGTGTTTGTCAACGGTCGGCCTCTTCCCAATGCGATCCGGATCCGAATCGTCGAACTGGCGCAGCTCGGAATCAGGCCGTGTGACATAAGTCGCCAGCTCCGTGTCTCTCATGGCTGCGTGAGCAAAATCCTAGCCAGATACAACGAGACCGGCTCCATTTTACCCGGTGCTATCGGTGGGAGTAAACCCCGGGTCACGACGCCAAACGTGGTGAAGAGCATAAGGGATTATAAACAGGGCGATCCTGGAATATTTGCTTGGGAAATACGCGACAGACTGCTGGCGGACGGAGTGTGTGACAAATATAATGTTCCGTCTGTGAGCTCCATCAGTCGCATTTTAAGAAACAAGATCGGGAACCTGTCTCAGCCGAGTCAGTACGACAGCAAACCCTCTCCACCGCAGATCTCATATAATCCCGTGTATTCATACCCATACCCGAACGCCATGTCTCCCACCGGGTCCAAACTGGGCAGTCCTCCGGCGGTGTCTGTCAGCCTGTCCCGGGCCTGGCCCTCAGTGCACACCGTCAGCAACATATTAGGAATACGGGCTTTCATGGACCCCTCAG CCATTGCTGGAACAGAGAGTTATCAGCCGAAAATGGAGGACTGGACGGGTGTTAACAGACCTTCATTTCCTTCCGTGCACGGAGTCAACGGGATCGAGAAACCTCCTATAGAAAGTGACATCAAGTACACGCAG gCTTCATCAAATTTATCGGGGTATGTTCCTGCGTGCGCGTACTCCGCCACTAATCAGTACGGAGTTTACGGTGGGCACGCGGGTAACTACGGGCACTGGCAGTCTCAGGGCGCGAGCCTCACCCATCCCAACAGCGGGTCCATGATACAGAGCCCGAACCTGCACAGCGCCATATCCTTCAAAAACACGCCTCGAGAAG CTGTAGGAAGAAAGAGTCCAGTGAGCAAACACCAGCACGAGAGTCTGAGCGCCGTTCATGGACTCTCAGAGTCATAA
- the nkx2.2b gene encoding NK2 homeobox 2b: protein MSQKNSKAGFSVRDILELSDTNDEGSVTEDTEDEADEGLSGNQQRASSRDALWLGSPCGHKYPTVPSASPEDLNPELSADESVDRDRESSEDSGKKRKRRILFSKTQTFELERRFRQQRYLSAPEREHLAKVLHLTPTQVKIWFQNHRYKVKRARAEKGMDPYLLSPRRVSFPVLVRDGRPCHVLSPQDVTAAAPFSAFNIKQFPQIHHSQNICPSFMMTHLTPVSHLQPWSW from the exons ATGTCCCAAAAGAATTCCAAGGCAGGATTCTCTGTCCGTGATATTTTAGAGCTCTCGGACACGAACGATGAAGGATCAGTGACTGAAGACACTGAAGATGAGGCGGATGAAGGACTCTCTGGAAATCAGCAGCGCGCGTCCTCCAGAGATGCACTCTGGCTCGGATCTCCATGTGGCCACAAATATCCAA cAGTGCCATCAGCATCTCCAGAGGACTTGAATCCAGAACTGTCCGCGGATGAGTCTGTTGATCGGGACAGGGAGAGTTCGGAGGACTCGGGGAAAAAGCGCAAACGGAGAATCCTGTTTTCAAAGACGCAAACGTTTGAATTGGAGAGACGCTTCAGGCAACAGAGATACCTATCCGCCCCTGAGAGAGAACATCTAGCTAAGGTCTTACATTTGACCCCAACGCAAGTGAAGATTTGGTTCCAGAACCATCGGTACAAAGTGAAAAGAGCCCGGGCTGAGAAAGGAATGGACCCATATCTGCTCTCTCCACGGCGGGTTTCTTTCCCGGTTCTGGTGAGAGACGGCAGACCGTGTCATGTTCTCAGTCCTCAGGACGTCACTGCAGCGGCACCATTTTCTGCTTTTAACATCAAGCAATTCCCGCAAATTCATCACAGTCAAAACATCTGCCCCAGCTTCATGATGACACATCTGACACCTGTCAGTCACCTGCAGCCGTGGTCCTGGTGA